The following DNA comes from Gemmatimonas sp..
CCCGCTGCCCACCACGACACCTGAACCGATGAATACGTTGGGCCCAACCTTCGCATCCGGCGCAACGATTGCCCCCGGCGCGGCGATGGTGGCGAGCTGGAAGCCACGGGCCATTGCATCGCGCATCAACTCGGCTCGCTTGAAGTTGCCGAATCGCTCATCAAAAGCAGCGAAGAGGACAGTCGTGGCCGGATCATGCGCGTCGAGGGGGCTGGTGTCGAAGGCATAATCGGCACGCTGAGGAATCTCGACGCCCATCACCGGCTCACCGGTGGCAGCAGCCCATGCACGGACCACGAGATCGAGCATGTCACCCGCGCCGGCAACGACCTTAGACGTCATGGTCGGTGTCGATGATATCGACATACCATCGCTCCACGAGTTTGTTGAACCCCTCGTAGTCACCCTGGTGGGCGACCGGTCCATCGGCATGCAATGCGGCTTGCACCTCTTCCATGATCTGGATGTCCTCGCCAACCACGAGCTTGCTGCCGTGCATCTTCGACGTCAGGACCGCGCTTGAATAGGCATACGGGGCCCGCTTCCTGGCGGTCATCCAGTAGATCTCCATGTCGGTGCGCCCGGGAGAGACGGGAACATGGTGCTCGATGCTGAATGAGTAGCCGCCATCGCCGGTGGAGATATGGAGATTGGGATACGCCAGCCAGTTGAAGTACGCGTCCTGATTCCCCCAGCGCTCGACATTGGCCTGCCAATCGTAGTGGACTTCCCCCTTGAAGGTCCCCTCAGGTCCACCGACGCTGAATTGCCGAAGCAGGGCACGGCGGGCCGCCCGATCCAAGTCCGGCGGCAGATCGCGACTCCCCTCGTGGTTCAGGCGTTCGTCGACCGCCGTACCGAATGACACGCTACGGGCCAGAGACTTCGCGTGCACGAAACCCACATGATTGGGATCGCGCAGGTTCTCGTAGCCGATTTTCCAGTTGAAATTCGCACGGAACGTGGTCGTCATGACCTCGCTGTCGTATGCGTTCGAGCTTGAGGCAAGCAGCTCGAGAAAGGCGGCATCGAACTGTTCTTCGATGGGGAGCGGATCGTCCGCAAGGTTGATGAACAGGACGTTGCCGACCGGTCGAAGGGCAAACTGACGCAGTCGCATGCCCTGTCGCTCCTGCTCGGGGTAGCGATACAGCTCATCGTGGAGCGGAATCTTCGAGGGTGCGCCTGTCGAGTCGTACTTCCAGCAATGATAGGGGCACACCAGCGGACGGTTCCCCGTCGGATCACACTGCAGTCGCGCACCGCGATGCAGGCACACGTTCTCGAAGGCTCTCAGCGCGCCGTCGAAATTCTGGATGACGATCGGAATGCCGGCGATCTTCCTCGTGAGGAAATCATTGGGCTTCGACACCATCGTGCGCAGACCGGCAAACACCCAGAGCGTCCGAAACAACTTGCGCTGCTCACGATCGAACACATCCTGCGACAGGTAGTGCCGAGGCACCATCCGAGATTTCATGTCCTGGTTCCCTCGCGATGTGCGATCAGGAGATTCGCCTGGCGGGATTGCCGAACACCGTGGCACCGGGCGGCACGTCGTTCAGCACGACACTTCCCGCACCGATGGTTGCCCCATCACCGATCCTGCGCCCCGGGAGAATGGTCGCATGTGGAAACACCGTCACGCCCGTACCGATCTCCGCCCCCCCACCAACGAAGCAGAAGCAGCTGATCTGCGAATAATCACCCACGACGACATCGTGGCCGAGTACGGACAGCGAGTGCAGCACCACGAAGTTGCCAAGGCGGCAATCGGGGCCGATGGTCACACGGCGTTCCATGAAGCATCCCTGCCCGATCGTGACGTTGCGGGCGATGTACGCTTCCGTCAGGATGTTGATGAAGTGTGCGCCTTTGGCCAGCAGGGGCAGCACATAGGTCGGACGAAACGAGGGCTGGCCGATGGCGCACACGAAGACGTCCTGCCGCCGGGGCACATACGTCAGTGGATCGCCGATGATTTCGCATCCGGTGACATACCCGTCGAGCACATCGCGACGACTGTCCAGAAAGCCGGCGATCCGCCATTCCTTGCCGTAGGCAGCATCATCAAGCATCTGACTGAGCGCAACACGACCGTATCCACCGGCCCCAACGATGCAGACTTCGGTCATCACGAGATGTCGCTCCGGATCATGAGACGGCGACCGCGCCGCCATCCATCACGAGCTCGGTGCCGGTGATCCAACGACTTGCGTCAGCCAGCAGGTAGATGGTGGCGTTGGCCACATCACCGGGTGTACCCACGCCAAGCGGATGACGCGCCGCCTGTGCAAGCAGGCGATCATCCCACAACGGGGTTTCCACGGCCGAGGGCACGAGGCAGTTTATGCGCATACGCCGCTTGGCTTGCTCAAGGGCGAGGCATCGCATCATGCCATGCAGGGCCGCCTTGCTCGCGGCATACGGTCCGACGCCTGCGGTTCCGGCGATGGCCGAGATCGAGGTGATGAAGACGATCGAACTCCCCGCGACCAGCGTCGAACGATAGAGCAGCCGCTGCGTCAGCATCACCGGCGCAACAAAATTGATGTCGAGCACTTCGCGCAACAGCTTCTCCGAGAGCATCTTCACCGGAGACAGCCGCTGCACCCCGGCCGCATGGACGACACCGTGAAGGGCCGGCATGCCCGCAACGAGCGCATCGAGTTCGGTCGCGACCGTCAGGTCGGCGCAGACCGGCAGATGCCCGGCACCGTCGAGTTCAGCGAAGGTCGCCTGCAGTCGGGCCTCGTTGCGACCGGTGATGACGAGCTGCGCGCCCATTCGCGAGCACGAGATGGCGATCTGCCGCCCGAGTCCCGAGGACGCCCCCGTGACCAAGACCGTCTTGCCTGCCAGCGAGAACGCGCGTGGTGATTCGAGTTCGGCCATCAGATGCTCATCCGTGAAGTCAGTCCCCCGTCGGCGATGAACAGCGAACGGGTCATCCAGCGACTGGCGTCCGAGAGCAGGAATACGGCCGCATGCGCCACATCGATCGGCTCACCCAAACCGAGAGGGGTGATATCGAGCAGCTCGTCGATCTTCGCGCCGTTTCTCCCGAGCGCGTCCAGAAGCGGTGTGCGCACGTAGCCGGGCGACAAGACGTTCGCCCGCATCTTGTGTTTGGCCACTTCGAGCGCAAGCGTGCGCGCCGCCCCGAGCAACGCGGCCTTGCTGGCGGAGTAGACGGCGGTGGCCACGGGCCCAACCTCCGAGGCGACGGCCCCCACAAAGACGATGGACGCTCCCTGCTGCAGCGATCGCTTGGCCAGTAGCGCCTTGGTGAGCAGAAGCGGGGCGTGCACGTTCAGTCCGAGGACATCGTCGAGATGCGCATGGGAGATCATGCGGAACGGGACCATCCTTGCGATACCGGCGGCGTGCACCACGCCATCCAGTGCCCCTGCTTCCGCGACCACACGATCGATGGCGCCGGTCTCGAGGAGATCGGCAGCAACAGCGCTGTGCCCCGATCCAGCGAGATGCCCCAGCGTGTCGTGGAGGCGCTCGCCATGACGGCCGGTGAGCACCACGGTGCCACCCATCTCGGCGCAACTGATCGCAATCTGACGGCCGATCCCCGACGAGGCGCCGGTAACGAGCAGGCGGCGCCCAGCCAGACTGAACGGGTTGAAGCTCATGCTTCGATCAGCTCGGGAAAGACGGCCCCTTCGATGTCAACAAGCGCAGTCCCCCATGACAGGCCGATCCCGAACCCGGACAGCAGCACCCGATTCTTCCGGGACGCCAGCTCCCCGCGAATCCGGGCCGTCATCGTGACCGGAATCGATGCGCCACTCGTATTGCCAAAGTCCTGCAGCGTGGACGGCACCTTCTCGGGCGGGAGGCCAAGCTTCTTCCGGATCGTCTCGTTGATCATCCGGTTGGCCTGGTGAAACACGAAGTAGTCGATCGAGTCGGGGCTCGTGCCCGCGTACTCCATCAGGCGCTTGACCGCCGGCGGTACGCGTTGGGTGGAGAA
Coding sequences within:
- a CDS encoding Rieske 2Fe-2S domain-containing protein, with amino-acid sequence MKSRMVPRHYLSQDVFDREQRKLFRTLWVFAGLRTMVSKPNDFLTRKIAGIPIVIQNFDGALRAFENVCLHRGARLQCDPTGNRPLVCPYHCWKYDSTGAPSKIPLHDELYRYPEQERQGMRLRQFALRPVGNVLFINLADDPLPIEEQFDAAFLELLASSSNAYDSEVMTTTFRANFNWKIGYENLRDPNHVGFVHAKSLARSVSFGTAVDERLNHEGSRDLPPDLDRAARRALLRQFSVGGPEGTFKGEVHYDWQANVERWGNQDAYFNWLAYPNLHISTGDGGYSFSIEHHVPVSPGRTDMEIYWMTARKRAPYAYSSAVLTSKMHGSKLVVGEDIQIMEEVQAALHADGPVAHQGDYEGFNKLVERWYVDIIDTDHDV
- a CDS encoding NeuD/PglB/VioB family sugar acetyltransferase → MTEVCIVGAGGYGRVALSQMLDDAAYGKEWRIAGFLDSRRDVLDGYVTGCEIIGDPLTYVPRRQDVFVCAIGQPSFRPTYVLPLLAKGAHFINILTEAYIARNVTIGQGCFMERRVTIGPDCRLGNFVVLHSLSVLGHDVVVGDYSQISCFCFVGGGAEIGTGVTVFPHATILPGRRIGDGATIGAGSVVLNDVPPGATVFGNPARRIS
- a CDS encoding SDR family oxidoreductase; its protein translation is MAELESPRAFSLAGKTVLVTGASSGLGRQIAISCSRMGAQLVITGRNEARLQATFAELDGAGHLPVCADLTVATELDALVAGMPALHGVVHAAGVQRLSPVKMLSEKLLREVLDINFVAPVMLTQRLLYRSTLVAGSSIVFITSISAIAGTAGVGPYAASKAALHGMMRCLALEQAKRRMRINCLVPSAVETPLWDDRLLAQAARHPLGVGTPGDVANATIYLLADASRWITGTELVMDGGAVAVS
- a CDS encoding SDR family oxidoreductase — its product is MSFNPFSLAGRRLLVTGASSGIGRQIAISCAEMGGTVVLTGRHGERLHDTLGHLAGSGHSAVAADLLETGAIDRVVAEAGALDGVVHAAGIARMVPFRMISHAHLDDVLGLNVHAPLLLTKALLAKRSLQQGASIVFVGAVASEVGPVATAVYSASKAALLGAARTLALEVAKHKMRANVLSPGYVRTPLLDALGRNGAKIDELLDITPLGLGEPIDVAHAAVFLLSDASRWMTRSLFIADGGLTSRMSI